AAATACAGAAACTACAATTAAGGATGGTAATAGGGACTagtaaactaattttaataaaataaaaacaccaacttataatttactcaaaattttcacttaaaaaaaaaaaaaaacaatagcaaagagggaagggttttttttttttttttttttttttttttttttttttttttatctcaacgAAGAGACTGGATGATAGAATAGATATTTAAGTCCGATATttattattgtctccgtaataAGAATAATCTAACCATGATTGGGTATTAAAATCAAACCAGGGTTAAATAGTTGGGCTAGGTTAGGGTTAGGGTATCATATAAAAAAGGCAGGTAGCGTGCTATCTTTTCCCTGGACTCTCTTTACAGGCAAACTTAAAAATCCCAGCTCTTCTTCTCAGCAGGCGACAGGTCCGTCTCcgtctttccttttctctctttcctttttcttaaatgcgaaaatcattttttaattattatcattattttattttatttcatttcattcttGTGCATTTTGTGATTCTTGTTACCGATCGTCCGATTAGTTATGATTCTGGCTACTCCCTTTGcgaattttgtgatttttctattttttattattgttttagatttttgctACATAGATTCTATTTCTCTCTTGTGGATTGCTTTGATTAGCAGTTATACCAAGAATTCATGAAATCTGATTGAGATTCGAATAAAATTATGTTGTGTTTGAAATTGGTAGCCAAAATTGTTTGTATTTTGCTAAACTTGAATTGTTGTATGATTTTGTGTTCAGCGaaatttgatttattgtttttttataagttattaatATATCGTTTCCCTTTGCTAATTGTTCGTGAACAACTAAAAGATTATACATTCCTGTTCAGATTAGGAATCATTGTGCTATTTGGATTCcttattctttattatgtttatttagaCCTAGAACTAGTATAGATAAAGCTGCCTTGAGCAATTCTACAGACATGTTTTATTTCCTATCAATATGTTCTTAAGACTTCACAGGTTTCTCTACAACTctaaatcttattttataaattccaGCTTTAATATATTATCTAGTTTTAGCCATTATCTTACTATtctttgatgttttcttttgatttctctcCACACCATGTATCAGTTTTGGTggttaattataaaattgttgtgCTGTCTTTGCAGGTAAATTTGTCTGTTCTTAAACACACCACAATGTCAGACGGCCACGAGACTGATAAGAACATTGAGATTTGGAAGATTAAGAAGCTTATCAAAGCACTGGAAGCTGCCCGAGGTAATGGCACAAGCATGATTTCCCTTATAATGCCTCCTCGTGATCAGGTTTCTCGTGTCACTAAGATGCTTGGAGATGAGTTTGGAACTGCTTCAAACATTAAGAGCAGGGTCAATCGTCAATCTGTGCTGGGTGCCATTACATCTGCTCAGCAAAGGCTCAAACTTTACAACAAGGTTCCTCCCAATGGGCTTGTGCTTTACACCGGAACAATTGTAACCGAAGatgggaaggaaaagaaagtaACTATTGACTTTGAGCCTTTCAGGCCCATAAATGCGTCTCTTTACCTCTGTGACAACAAATTTCACACAGAAGCTCTGAATGAACTCTTGGAATCTGATGACAAGTTCGGCTTTATTGTCATGGACGGGAATGGAACTCTTTTTGGGACACTGAGTGGCAACACCAGAGAAGTGCTGCATAAGTTTACCGTTGACCTTCCTAAGAAGCACGGGAGAGGAGGACAGTCTGCTCTTCGATTTGCTCGACTTCGAATGGAGAAGCGCCACAACTATGTGAGAAAGACAGCAGAACTTGCCACCCAGTTCTATATCAATCCCGCCACCAGCCAGCCTAATGTTTCGGGATTGATACTTGCTGGATCAGCTGACTTCAAGACCGAGCTGAGTCAATCAGATATGTTTGATCCTCGACTTCAGGCTAAGATTCTGAATGTTGTTGATGTTTCATATGGAGGAGAGAATGGTTTTAATCAGGCAATCGAGCTGTCAGCGGAAATTCTTTCCAATGTGAAATTTATACAGGAGAAGCGCTTGATAGGAAAGTACTTTGAAGAGATAAGTCAGGATACTGGGAAATATGTTTTTGGTGTAGATGACACACTGAAAGCTTTGGAAATGGGTGCTGTTGAAACTTTAATTGTGTGGGAAAGTTTGGATATTAATAGGTACCAGTTGAAAAACTCTGCCACTGGTGAAGTTACCATAAAACATTGGAATAAGGAGCAGGAATCCAACCAGGGCAACTTTAGGGATTCAGTAACCAATGCTGAATTAGAAGTTCTGGATAAGACGCCACTGCTGGAGTGGTTTGCTAATGAGTACAAGCGGTTTGGTTGCTCTCTAGAGTTTGTTACTAACAAATCACAAGAAGGATCCCAGTTTTGTAGAGGTTTTGGTGGGATTGGTGGGATCCTCCGTTACCAGCTTGATATGAGATCATTTGATGAGCTTTCAGATGAAGATGTTTATGATGATTCTGAATAGCAATCAGCCAACTCCACCCCATTGCTGGTGCAGGAAAATGGGGCTAAAGAGCCTGCACCAGCACGCGCCGCGCCGCGCTCGAATTTCCCCAATGCTCAGAAAACATTGTTAAAGATCTAATCAAGGTTCTAATCTCTGAACTCATATCATCTAAAGTATagtattacatttatttttgttttggaggAATGACCGGTTTCAACATATctaatgttcattttttttaaatgaagggGACTCATATTTCCAATTTACAAAAAGCTTAATGTGGTGATGATGCTTGCTTTGTGTCATGGAGCTGCATTTTTTCTGGAGTATGTATCATGTTCTTGGGTTGCCCTGGAGTCTGAGATGTTACAGAACCAACTTGGTTGGTGAGAGTGGATGAGACTGCAGATATCCGCATAGAACACCGCggttgtgttttttattaatacatacttgtgcatttttaaaaacaattaaggttTGTTTGTCTTTAACAAGTTTTTATACTTATGTGAGATTGGAGATGCCTATATTGTTACCCTAACTTTTGGTTGTCTTAATCATCTACTATTAtaattgtgtttatttatttctcactctctctctaAATCTCATTTGAGTTTATATTCTGATCCAAATGAATTAGATCACTGTATTAACATGATTGAATGAAGTTGGATGTTGTGTTGATTCATGCACTAGCTTGTTAGTTTGTTGATAAAACGAACGTGTGATCTGGCGGTGATGAGATGTTTGATATCTCAACCCCCCCACATGTCTTCTAAGGCCGTCAACACCGATTGTCTGAACTCGTAGCCGCCTGTCCCGTGATATGACTTCTTTTTCCggagagaaggaaaaggaacCGTCTCTGCCTAGCTGCTGCTGATTTATCCATTCATCTCAATGGCACATGACTAGAGTGGAATGTTTTTAGTCCAAGACTCCAGGTTGAAATTATTTTGCTTGCCGGGGATGAAATATATTATGATAATCTCTCTTGCCGCATGCAAAGAACTTTACTTTTTCAACTTCCCTTggtacttttaaaatttaaactgccattttgcaataaaataatgatggttGGAGATGGGCTATCCTATAATCTTGGATGCAAATGGATGAATCGTTGAGGTCTTACTGTAAACGTTGGTGATCTTTGAGCCTAACCAGTCAAATAAGCTTGTAGTTTTCTTCTCGTGCAAAGATTTTTTATCGTCAACTCTCTCTTGCAAAATCAGAAGGATGAAGTTTCATACTCACATCTcattttaatcaattatttatttctaattaaatatttttatttataaaattggaCCGATCAAATGTctattaattttcattataatacaatgatgtgattttttttatgaagtgaTTTGGTGTTGGAAATCGACATGAAATATCTGCAGTCATGGAACCAGTTTGAGGAATACGATTCCTGCGGTAAAAGAGCATTTTGTCCCAGCTGGATCTGAATTCATCATCCCAGAAGAAATCCCTCACCAATTCTCAGGTGATACATTCGAGAAAACTGTTCTAGGGCAACGTGCTGATGGGCCAAACTGAAAATTGAAAGTGAATTTATTCCAGATAATCACGCCACAAGTTCTCTCTATTCATctaatttcctttaatttatccaGTTAAGAGCAAAACAAGCACCTTTTCGATGTTACATGCCTGCAAATATTCCCTCCAGTGGGGAAGCAAGGTGATCCTTCACCTGCACTCCCTCCGCCTCCTTCCATCCCCTTTATCTCGAATAAAAAGTCGTTTTCGTTTGCCCTACAATTTGGAGCGCTGTCCTTGCATACCGTTCATTCTAGCTTGTACAGTATCAACCTTCCATCCAAGACTTTGAAAGTATGAAAATTGAATCTGAGCAGTCAAGTGATCAACTTCCCAAAGTTAGAACAGATCTACTTATCCCATCAGGCAAGAAAAACTCAGCAATCCATCTCCTCTACTTACCACCTAATCAAATTTTGTACGGAATCTTTCAGTCCAATGATATCTGAGACAAAAGGATCCAGGAATTCCAAATTTGCTTCCCCAAAAGCAAACCTGTTCGTGACCTTCCTTTTGTGTGCCAGGATAGCCATACTTGTGGTGAGTTTGATTGATAGGCATACTTGTTGCGTGTAGATGACAAATCACTATATGTTCCATGTTGTTATTCGCTACGAATGCAGACCTCTTCAAAGCTATGCAAGACTTTTCTGTTCTCCTCGGGCATTCAATTTCAGATATATAACTGTCTGAATTGTGCAATTTAcgcataaataatattcatcttgttttaggatataaaaaaaccagaaaTGCAGGTAAATATGGCAGCTAATTAGGGCTAACCCATCAGTAAAGGGTCTCTAGGATTGCTCTAAAAATAACAGTCGACCTGTATACATCCCCAAAAGGTCAGCAATGCATCTTGAGCGAAAAAATAACTGACAAAGAACGATGGGGGAAAGCTTGAAGAATTGCACAGAACAGGATCCCTGCAAAACTGATGAAATTCTCATTACAGCACTCGCAAAGGAATTCCCAAGGCGCAACTTTCCTTGTGGACTGGATTGGAGAATAACTCTTATTCCTGACAGatgaaaaacaagatttattaaTAACAGAATCCATTGTGATTGAAGGAAATTGCATTAATATCAGAACCTGTTATCATGGGAGAAACGAGGGGGGAAaagtaaacaataaaatataatataacttGAAAAAGCATGCTGCCAAAGGGATAAAAACCATGTGGGTGAAATGGTACCACTATAAGGAAGAAGGCATTTTAAAGGATTGAAACTCCAATAAATACAATACAGAACTTTTATGCCAACGAAAGACTAATCCACACAAAAGAAATTTACAACTATCAACACATTCAAGTTCACAGAGTTGACCTGGACTCCAAACTTCCAGATTAATGCAGGTATTAATTGTCTTCCCATGAgagctttttctattttgacATGGAAGGACAGATTCATTGTATGAGCTGAGAAACCATATTAACTGTTATCCCAATCATTTCCTATTATTATCCACCAAATGTTTTTACACATTAATGAGTCATGGTTATCAACTAGAAGTGGGTTAGAAAGGACTTGGAAAAGGAATTCCTTTTATTATGTGTTGTCAGGAAAGGGGCCAGCCAGTACTGTTGTCTCCACTTCGACTATGTGCAAGACAAATTCACCTCAAAAATCAGTTGACCACCTTAAATGCTTGGTAGAATAAAATTCTTGTCTTTAGTGCTTCTAAGGGTTGGAAATTAGGTTATGCCAGAGTGAGTTCTAGAGCCATTGGTGTTCTGGAGTAAGGAAATGGGAAGGGGAACATGTCCCGTCATTAGTGCTTAAATTCTTGCATTAAGGGgaggaaaaaatcaattttacagGCACTCAGAAACACAGAAGCCTAAAAATTCCAGCCTCTTAAGCAGATGCTACAAAAAGCTTCATGATGAGAATTATAAAGGAGGAGAAGAGAATGCGTGAGCATAAGGATTTGGAGAAATTAGTTCTGAACCCATAATTTAAGTAGAATGATACCTGTTCCATAGGCGTGGCTTCATTATCCTTCTGTTCCTCCAAATTATTTGGTTCGGCCTCATTTTGATTATCAGTAGCCATTTTGTCATCTTGTTCTTTGACACTATTTGACCCAGTACCATCCAAAATTTTAAGATCTGCAGGAAGTTGACCTGAGTTCAATGCCTGTTAGGCAATAACAATTTGGATGTGAAATGTTAGTATAGAGATAAAAATGAGATATTGACAGTTTCAATTTCAGGATATTCAAGTAAGCAAAAAGATGCACCTTCTCGAGTCTTGCAACTTCTTCAAGAGTCTGGGAATTGACAATGGCAGCCTGCAAACCAATCATACAACCAAATGAAACAAATGATAACCTGAATTAATCTAAAGAAGCACAGATAGCAAAATATGCAGTATCCATCACAAGTAAGGAAAAAAACCGTTAAGCATCGTGTAACTTCAAAATTCAAGTTTCTGGTCATTAGGAACAATAATGGTGCCTCACATATACAGAACAGGATGTTCaagaaaaagaatatttaatgTGGAGGGCGCGCCCTAACCTCAATCAGGGCCTTTTCAaacataattgatttttctctgGTCCTCATTAAGTTAGCTGTGGTAATTTGGGTTGCTTGACAGCTGATATATTGTTTTATAGGCTTTTTTGGAGATTCAGAGTTAGGATTAGTTCAGTAGTTTCAATATTTATTGGAAACAGATAGTAGCAGAAGTTATTATTTGAGCAGTCTTACTAATCCAACATGTGGTCTTTATTCAGGTTTTCCTGGTAAAAAAGAAGTgagattttttactttattatagAAGAGTCCAAACTCCAAGTTCCAAGAGGTTGAAGAGCAAAGATAAATCACAATCAGAGGTCTGTGATCTGTTTATTCAGAGACAATAACATCACATTATTGAGATTTAAGAAACCATCAGCTGGTGTGATTGCCTTCTCCTTGGTGTGAATGTGCTTGCTTATGAGCCATAGCTATAATTGCCTCTACAcccttgtatttttcttttttcagaaaTATGCACCTAATTCTTCACAATCACGGCCACTAAACAGTCACTAAAACTCCATCTTTTCAATGTCAAATCCAGTTGTAAGCTACAGCTCTCTCTtttcccaaagaaaaaaaaaagataggttGTTTGATATTGCTACACAAGCACTTTATCTCCGAACACTAGGTAATTAACAGTTCTCATATacaactaaaaaagaaagaccAGGGCATCCCATGTGCAAAAACAAGTCAATCGGGTTGGATCATTTGGTATTGAACAAATTTTATGGTTTCCCGTGTCTGGTGGTCTCGGCAGATTGAAAATCGAGAATGCCATTTGGAATTTTGgtattttagacaaaaaaaaaaattacaaaatgatgtTCATGCTAAGGGCAGATGGGGTCAGTCATCCACAGATGACAACCCAGGTTACCATTATTTCATGATTAGTAACTGGGCTGACTTTCTTTCCctaaataatagaaaagataAGATTAAGTATGGACTGGGCAAAGCTGGAAAGAACAGACAGGCTGAACACCCCTGATGCTCTAGAGCATATCATAATCATACAAGctcttttccttccaaaataGACAAGTAGAGAGTGCAAATATTAAGCAATAAAAACAATGCCAAGACACTTCACATATGTTAGAACACCCTCAACACCTCCACACCCGCTGAAACCTGGTGAGGTTGACATTAAGTAATTAGGTGAAATGAGCATAGTACCTTGATTGCTATAATCTGATCTGGTGTGGGGGCAACCACTTTAGGAGCCTGCTGTTCCTCGATAACTTCTAAAACATTCATAACCTCACCTGGAGTGAATGTCTTGACAGATTCCCTTCTAGCCTCTTCTTCAACCTCTTTGGATGCAAACAAATGTTCTGCTTCCGCTCTCTCCTACAATTCAATGGAAATATTGCAAGGCTATTCAACACatgaataaacataaaatactatatttcaaaaatacaccagacagaagaagaattttttttttttatcttttatgcaATAGCACTCGTCTAAGACTCTGGTATTGTTTAGGTAGAATATAGTAGACTGCTTGAGCAAAACCATCTGTATGAGAAAATAAAGGCACCAAGCACACGAAGAGAGCAAGGAACTGCAGAACAACGAAGCAAATTCAGTAAAGCAAGTAGTCTCACCTTGCCTTTGACTTTCTTAAAATCAAGAACCCGGAGTGATTTTAGTTTGTGAATCACATAGAGCCTATAATTTGGCTTTTTGGTGATGTTATTATCCAAAAGACTAAGGAAATGCAGCTTTGGAAGAGAAGCAAGAGGATCAATCTCTGCCAAATTGACAAGCCTATTGTTTATAAGAACTAACGTGTGAAGTTTTGGCAAGTACTCTgcaaaataaagcaacataaacTTGTTGTACTTAGTAACCCAATAAAAAAGGCACCATGAGGTCTACAACAGGATGCATAACTTGAAAGAATTGAAGTATTGTTAAAGGCTGACCTCCAATGTTAGGATTGATACGGGTAATTCTGTTGTTGTTGATTATCAAAGTGCCCAGCCGATTAAGATAAGGCATGTTTTCAAGCTTGACAATCTCGTTGTCAGACAAATCGATGGTATCAAATTGGTCCTGGTGAATAATAGAACAAGCAAAGCCAGGGTCATTGAACCGTGAGTGCAGGACATACAACTCTACACCATTAATGAATGCTACAGAAAACTGGCACATGATATCCAGAACATGAAATAACACAGCCAAGTTTCAGGCTAGCAAGTTCAtgttgaagaagaagacgatGAAGTACCTCAGTAGCACCCAGGTTTTCGATTACAGGAATCTTGTTACC
This genomic interval from Populus alba chromosome 1, ASM523922v2, whole genome shotgun sequence contains the following:
- the LOC118042092 gene encoding eukaryotic peptide chain release factor subunit 1-3 — its product is MSDGHETDKNIEIWKIKKLIKALEAARGNGTSMISLIMPPRDQVSRVTKMLGDEFGTASNIKSRVNRQSVLGAITSAQQRLKLYNKVPPNGLVLYTGTIVTEDGKEKKVTIDFEPFRPINASLYLCDNKFHTEALNELLESDDKFGFIVMDGNGTLFGTLSGNTREVLHKFTVDLPKKHGRGGQSALRFARLRMEKRHNYVRKTAELATQFYINPATSQPNVSGLILAGSADFKTELSQSDMFDPRLQAKILNVVDVSYGGENGFNQAIELSAEILSNVKFIQEKRLIGKYFEEISQDTGKYVFGVDDTLKALEMGAVETLIVWESLDINRYQLKNSATGEVTIKHWNKEQESNQGNFRDSVTNAELEVLDKTPLLEWFANEYKRFGCSLEFVTNKSQEGSQFCRGFGGIGGILRYQLDMRSFDELSDEDVYDDSE
- the LOC118042140 gene encoding U2 small nuclear ribonucleoprotein A', coding for MVRLTADLIWKSPHFFNAIKERELDLRGNKIPVIENLGATEDQFDTIDLSDNEIVKLENMPYLNRLGTLIINNNRITRINPNIGEYLPKLHTLVLINNRLVNLAEIDPLASLPKLHFLSLLDNNITKKPNYRLYVIHKLKSLRVLDFKKVKGKERAEAEHLFASKEVEEEARRESVKTFTPGEVMNVLEVIEEQQAPKVVAPTPDQIIAIKAAIVNSQTLEEVARLEKALNSGQLPADLKILDGTGSNSVKEQDDKMATDNQNEAEPNNLEEQKDNEATPMEQE